The Helicoverpa armigera isolate CAAS_96S chromosome 18, ASM3070526v1, whole genome shotgun sequence genome has a window encoding:
- the LOC110379880 gene encoding facilitated trehalose transporter Tret1, with protein MVALLVREENKTTFQWCVMVPLIFHHLAIGFVLSYPAILTPAITRNTSDGTEVHASKDEASWIAAAYSMTGGIGFLILPPLMQIYGRRFINVTMNLIILSGWIIIALSPNVPLLITGRAIQGLSFGGLYICSILAGEYSHPKRRGFFIIFKITATSVGELICHGYGFTVSWRLMAWLASIPPALAALGTIVWPESPSWLAYKGRYDECVSSFELIRGKGTESKREVQELISAQQELKNIKKSTTSGVLLRNLQAMKTREFRKPFTVVLIIIILTQVCGRHYLLAYVVQIMISLTGEQSKAYYYTIGLDTLKIVAVLTSSYIVRICKRRTLLLGTGTIACMLLSLVCFFHLLVQEKIINKTWLTPILLIIYNIVCYVGVIPVSMVLKETKDRTLQNIELEFLDIKVPKGDNGFELSTGVNSNFLAVK; from the exons ATGGTAGCTCTTTTAGTACGAgaa GAGAATAAAACAACTTTCCAGTGGTGTGTGATGGTACCGCTGATTTTCCACCACCTGGCTATTGGCTTCGTGCTGTCCTATCCTGCAATCCTGACTCCAGCCATCACTCGTAACACCAGTGATGGTACAGAAGTGCATGCCAGTAAAGATGAAGCGTCTTGGATTG CTGCTGCATACAGCATGACAGGTGGCATAGGTTTCCTCATCCTCCCACCGCTGATGCAGATCTATGGCAGACGCTTCATCAACGTTACCATGAACCTCATCATACTCTCCGGATGGATCATCATCGCTCTGTCTCCAAACGTTCCTCTTCTCATCACCGGCAGAGCCATCCAGGGCCTTTCATTCGGAGGTCTGTACATCTGCAGTATATTAGCTGGTGAATACAGCCATCCCAAACGAAGAGGATTCTTCATCATCTTCAAGATTACTGCTACAAGCGTTGGAGAACTGATCTGCCATGGATATGGATTTACAGTATCCTGGAGACTGATGGCTTGGTTAGCTTCAATCCCACCAGCTTTAGCCGCTTTAGGCACTATAGTTTGGCCAGAAAGCCCTTCGTGGTTGGCTTATAAAGGGCGTTATGACGAATGCGTTTCGTCATTCGAGTTGATAAGAGGCAAAGGGACAGAATCGAAAAGAGAAGTACAAGAGTTGATATCAGCGCAACaagagttaaaaaatataaagaaatctACAACATCAGGAGTGTTGCTAAGGAATCTACAAGCGATGAAGACCAGAGAGTTTCGGAAACCATTCACAGTAGttttaataatcataattttgaccCAAGTGTGTGGTAGACATTATTTGTTGGCGTATGTGGTGCAAATCATGATATCGTTGACAGGAGAACAATCTAAAGCGTATTACTACACAATAGGATTGGATACCTTGAAAATTGTAGCGGTTCTGACATCAAGTTATATTGTCAGAATTTGTAAAAGACGGACTTTGTTACTGGGTACTGGAACCATAGCATGTATGCTGTTAAGCTTAGTTTGTTTTTTCCATTTATTGGTACAAGAAAAGATCATTAATAAGACTTGGTTGACACCTATATTGTTAATTATCTATAACATAGTATGTTACGTAGGTGTCATACCAGTTTCTATGGTGTTGAAAG AAACCAAGGATAGGACGCTACAGAATATTGAACTGGAGTTTTTAGATATAAAAGTGCCTAAAGGTGACAATGGATTTGAGTTGAGTACTGGTGTTAATAGTAATTTTTTGGCTGTCAAATAG
- the LOC110379881 gene encoding uncharacterized protein LOC110379881: MWRYIRKFGLEYCDLPTMLWNVSVLLKVLTVNIYGKNRKAIPLIFYIIVTVGLLTYFYVYQVCMVWFVCVRTKETGDMVAAMVVISLGVSSLIGIVKLLYMYLYIDKFRALTDSFLEFDARIAPGSRVSRNVLRYMRNVKMRALIYWGILMGNGSLYIFSPLARPGRHLNEDLLIIYGLEPMFESPNYEIAWAMMAGSVYTICYISANVTCYLVVIIGYAESQILTLGDEVMHIWTDAKEHYESIAKTDDNDNDHSNFERKSKIMNDHVFNTLKDIVRRHATIKTLLNQIEDVCRGLFAVGFSLLILGVISELLGGLENTLLQLPYAFMQVGIDCFIGQRVMDAGDVFEKAVYSCRWENFDKRNMKLILIMLQASQRTPSISAGGMTTMNFVLLMGTIRGTYSAYTALRSSMA, from the exons ATGTGGCGTTACATCCGTAAGTTTGGTCTGGAGTACTGTGACCTGCCCACCATGCTGTGGAACGTCTCCGTGCTCCTGAAGGTGCTCACAGTCAACATTTATGGCAAAAACAGGAAAG CAATCCCCCTCATCTTCTACATAATCGTGACGGTGGGTCTCCTGACGTACTTCTACGTGTACCAGGTCTGCATGGTATGGTTCGTCTGCGTGAGGACCAAGGAGACAGGAGACATGGTGGCTGCCATGGTAGTCATCTCTCTAGGGGTGTCCAGCCTGATCGGGATCGTTAAGCTGCTGTATATGTATCTGTATAT TGACAAGTTCCGCGCGCTAACAGACTCGTTCCTGGAGTTCGACGCTCGTATCGCCCCTGGTAGCCGCGTGTCGCGGAACGTCTTGCGTTACATGCGAAACGTGAAGATGCGCGCTCTCATCTACTGGGGCATCCTCATGGGTAACGGGTCTCTCTACATCTTCAGCCCGCTGGCCAGGCCTGGGAGGCATTTGAATGAGGATCTGCTCATTATTTATG GATTGGAGCCAATGTTTGAGTCACCGAACTACGAAATAGCTTGGGCTATGATGGCAGGTAGTGTTTACACAATATGCTATATTTCAGCCAATGTCACTTGCTATCTAGTAGTTATTATCGGCTATGCCGAGTCCCAGATACTAACCCTCGGCGATGAAGTCATGCATATATGGACAGACGCAAAAGAACACTATGAAAGCATCGCTAaaactgatgataatgataatgaccACTCCAACTTTGaaaggaaaagtaaaataatgaaCGATCATGTATTCAACACTCTTAAAGACATCGTGAGACGACATGCTACCATAAAAACTCTTTTGAACCAGATAGAAGATGTGTGCAGAGGGCTCTTTGCAGTTGGATTCTCTCTTTTAATCCTAGGAGTGATATCGGAACTGCTAGGAGGACTGGAAAACACACTGTTGCAGTTGCCTTATGCTTTCATGCAGGTTGGGATCGACTGTTTTATTGGTCAGAGGGTAATGGATGCAGGAGATGTCTTTGAGAAGGCTGTGTACAGCTGCCGATGGGAGAACTTTGATAAGAGGAACATGAAGTTGATCCTCATAATGCTTCAGGCCTCCCAGAGGACGCCGTCCATATCTGCCGGTGGCATGACGACGATGAACTTTGTTTTGCTCATGGGGACTATTAGGGGAACCTATTCGGCTTACACAGCCCTTAGGTCTTCTATGGCATAA
- the LOC110379874 gene encoding uncharacterized protein LOC110379874 translates to MRTLREIGQEIRKFGLEYCDLPTMFENVAILLRLLTLNIDIKYKGGITFYSYIITIVSGACYYYVFFFSMTWYVFWRSRELGEDIGAMIILSLGITSEIGPLKLFYMSYNKDKTQKIANDFLECDANTIKSTRFYANLLKHCRTVKKRAMLYWIVVAGNGVIYLLKPITMKGRNLPENYFLIFGLEPIFETPNYQIAYCMMVCALFFVCYVPACVTAFLIVVTGYAESQMLALSEEMIQLWPDAIKRAEERTQLDASKVLDVYNLEVKTIMNQFVEKRLKEIIKRHALVINLLNQVEIVFRQAIAMGFVLLIVGLLAELLGKLENTFLQMPFAFMQVSIDCFAGQRVMDASLVFEKAVYDCRWENFDKANMKLVLVMLQSSQKTLALSAGGISTLSFTALMSIYRGLYSSYTALRSTVK, encoded by the exons ATGCGGACGTTACGTGAAATTGGTCAGGAGATCCGCAAGTTTGGGCTGGAGTACTGTGACTTGCCGACCATGTTCGAAAACGTTGCGATCCTGTTGAGACTTCTCACTCTCAATATTGACATCAAGTACAAAGGAG GCATAACATTCTACTCGTACATAATAACGATAGTGTCGGGAGCCTGCTACTACTACGTCTTCTTCTTCTCCATGACGTGGTACGTTTTCTGGCGCAGCAGGGAGTTGGGAGAGGACATCGGCGCCATGATTATACTGTCGCTGGGGATCACCAGTGAGATAGGACCTTTGAAGCTGTTCTATATGAGTTATAATAA AGATAAAACCCAAAAGATAGCGAATGACTTTCTGGAGTGTGACGCGAACACTATCAAAAGCACGCGGTTCTACGCGAACCTGCTGAAACACTGCCGCACCGTGAAGAAGCGAGCCATGCTGTACTGGATCGTAGTGGCTGGCAATGGAGTCATCTACCTTCTGAAACCCATCACCATGAAAGGGCGGAATTTGCCTGAaaattatttccttatttttg GACTAGAACCAATATTCGAGACACCAAACTACCAGATAGCATACTGCATGATGGTGTGCGCATTATTCTTCGTTTGCTATGTCCCGGCTTGCGTGACTGCCTTCCTCATAGTGGTCACGGGGTACGCTGAGTCTCAAATGTTAGCTTTAAGCGAAGAAATGATCCAGTTGTGGCCGGATGCCATCAAACGTGCTGAGGAAAGAACACAGCTAGACGCTTCGAAAGTTCTAGACGTTTATAACCTAGAGGTCAAGACGATAATGAACCAGTTCGTTGAGAAACGCCTGAAGGAGATTATAAAGAGACATGCGCTGGTGATCAATCTGTTGAACCAGGTGGAGATAGTGTTTCGTCAAGCTATTGCGATGGGGTTCGTGCTGCTGATTGTGGGGCTGCTGGCTGAGCTGCTGGGAAAGTTGGAGAACACGTTCCTGCAGATGCCTTTTGCGTTTATGCAG GTATCAATCGACTGTTTCGCGGGCCAGCGTGTAATGGACGCCAGCCTGGTCTTCGAGAAGGCGGTGTACGACTGCCGCTGGGAGAACTTCGACAAAGCCAACATGAAGCTGGTGCTGGTGATGCTGCAGAGCTCCCAAAAGACCCTCGCGCTATCTGCTGGAGGCATCTCGACCCTGAGCTTCACTGCACTCATGTCTATCTACAGGGGTCTATATTCCTCGTATACTGCGCTTCGGTCTACTGTGAAGTAG
- the LOC110379882 gene encoding uncharacterized protein LOC110379882: MSGIRKFGLQHCDLPTSMENVAFFMKAVTLKIDERDEGTIPVIFYFLTLFCIACYLYVYVVSMIWFVFSRCPVTGDVLAALIVFSLGVASEISTVKFLYMRIHIKDVRKMVTDCLDSYSKVVPGTRFSNNLLRTLREAKRRAMLFWMVIIGNGLMYVVKPLLLPGRHFMDDVVLLYGLEPMFETPNYQISFILMGSSCVLICYLCANISAFLIIITGYVQAQMLALSVELTHLWEDAEENYRGNKLEDITDDGDQNHENKDAILNDYVTVHLKDIAKSHAENINLLGQIEGTFRGAIAIEFCLLVIALIAELLGGLQNTYMEVPFALMQVGMDCLIGQRVMDAGAVFEDAVYDCKWERFNKKNMKTAMVLLLNAQRPMTISAGGVTTLSYVSFMTIIKSIYSTYTTLRSTMDEP; the protein is encoded by the exons ATGTCTGGTATCCGCAAGTTTGGGTTGCAACACTGCGATCTGCCCACTTCAATGGAGAATGTTGCCTTCTTCATGAAAGCTGTTACCCTGAAGATTGATGAGCGCGATGAGGGAA CGATCCCTGTCATCTTCTACTTCTTGACACTGTTCTGCATCGCGTGCTACCTGTACGTGTACGTGGTTTCCATGATCTGGTTCGTCTTCAGCCGCTGTCCAGTCACCGGCGATGTGCTGGCTGCCCTCATCGTCTTCTCCTTGGGTGTAGCCAGCGAGATCAGCACCGTCAAGTTTTTGTATATGAGGATTCATAT caAGGACGTCCGCAAAATGGTAACAGATTGTCTGGACTCCTACTCCAAAGTGGTGCCTGGGACCAGGTTCTCCAACAACCTGCTGCGAACCCTCAGGGAGGCGAAGAGACGGGCCATGCTGTTCTGGATGGTCATCATCGGTAACGGACTGATGTATGTTGTAAAACCACTACTTCTACCAGGAAGACATTTCATGGATGATGTCGTTTTGCTTTATG GTTTAGAACCGATGTTCGAGACACCAAACTACCAAATATCATTTATCTTAATGGGCTCCTCGTGTGTTCTCATTTGCTACCTCTGTGCGAACATCTCCGCTTTCCTGATCATCATTACGGGGTACGTTCAGGCCCAAATGTTGGCTCTGAGTGTAGAACTGACACATCTTTGGGAAGACGCCGAAGAAAATTATCGAGGAAATAAACTAGAAGACATTACTGATGATGGTGATCAAAATCATGAAAACAAAGATGCAATACTCAATGATTATGTGACTGTACATCTTAAAGATATAGCTAAAAGCCACGCTGAGAATATAAATCTGTTAGGTCAGATTGAAGGCACTTTTAGAGGAGCTATTGCGATAGAATTCTGTCTCTTAGTCATTGCTCTTATAGCCGAATTGTTAGGAGGATTACAGAACACCTATATGGAAGTTCCTTTCGCGTTGATGCAAGTAGGTATGGACTGTTTAATAGGTCAGAGGGTTATGGATGCAGGAGCAGTGTTTGAAGATGCAGTGTACGATTGCAAATGGGAGAGATTCAATAAAAAGAATATGAAGACAGCTATGGTCTTGTTGTTGAATGCACAAAGGCCTATGACGATCTCCGCGGGCGGAGTGACTACCTTAAGTTACGTCAGTTTCATGACTATTATAAAATCTATATATTCTACTTACACTACTTTGAGGTCCACTATGGATGAACCGTAA
- the LOC110379877 gene encoding uncharacterized protein LOC110379877: MRISLGKFGLDYCQLPDMISNVSTMLRVLSLNIDSRNKKRIPIPINILTVAVCSIYMYTYVISGFWFTFWRCQQTGDMAAAMVALSLNVASEVAVIKLFYMIFNEKLFKDLTDKYLACDSRTVPGTRFARNMTTALRNVKMRAVGYWIVLMVNAVLYIMKPFLAHGRHLAWDGFVVLGLDPMLESPNYELATALTAISVHFICFTVANVSGFIIVLVGYTEAQMLSLSEEVTHLWGDANNHYQKIMNDLSKLESVYLKNNKVSDNWKETDILHEYIRKHLIDIIRRHAVNVSLLKEVESTMRGPNAVGFLFLIIGLVAELLGGLKNTILEVPFTLTQLGVDCFLGQKIMDANLKFERAVYDCKWECFNQFNKKIVLVMLQNSQKTMTLTAGGMVTLSFSYFMNIIRSSYSAYTTLGSMI; this comes from the exons ATGAGAATATCACTTGGAAAGTTTGGGTTGGACTACTGCCAGCTACCAGACATGATCTCCAATGTGTCAACTATGCTGAGAGTGCTGTCCTTGAATATTGACAGCCGAAATAAGAAGC GTATCCCAATCCCCATCAACATATTAACAGTGGCCGTATGTTCGATCTATATGTACACTTACGTGATATCTGGCTTCTGGTTCACTTTCTGGCGCTGCCAGCAGACCGGGGACATGGCTGCGGCCATGGTCGCCCTCTCCCTCAACGTTGCCAGTGAAGTCGCTGTTATTAAACTCTTCTATATGATTTTTAATGA GAAACTCTTCAAGGACCTGACAGATAAGTACCTAGCATGTGACTCACGCACAGTCCCAGGGACCAGGTTTGCACGAAACATGACGACAGCTCTCCGCAATGTCAAGATGCGAGCAGTTGGCTACTGGATCGTTCTCATGGTGAACGCCGTACTTTATATCATGAAACCGTTTCTTGCACATGGTCGGCATTTAGCGTGGGACGGATTCGTTGTACTTG GTCTGGACCCGATGTTAGAGTCTCCCAATTATGAACTAGCTACTGCGCTGACAGCGATATcagtacattttatttgtttcactgTGGCAAACGTCTCAGGTTTCATCATAGTCCTCGTCGGCTATACTGAAGCTCAAATGCTATCACTCAGCGAAGAGGTAACACATCTTTGGGGAGATGCCAACAACCATTACCAAAAAATAATGAACGATTTGAGTAAATTAGAATCAGTATacttgaaaaacaataaagtttcCGACAATTGGAAAGAAACTGATATACTTCATGAGTACATAAGGAAACATTTAATAGATATCATAAGAAGACACGCAGTCAACGTGAGTCTGTTAAAAGAAGTCGAAAGTACAATGAGAGGTCCAAACGCAGTAGGATTTCTATTTCTGATCATAGGACTAGTAGCAGAATTACTTGGTGGCTTGAAGAACACAATATTAGAGGTACCATTCACATTGACACAGTTAGGAGTGGACTGTTTCTTGGGACAGAAGATAATGGATGCGAATTTGAAGTTTGAGAGAGCCGTATACGATTGTAAGTGGGAGTGCTTCAACCAATTTAACAAGAAGATTGTTCTGGTGATGCTGCAGAACTCTCAGAAGACCATGACCCTGACTGCTGGTGGCATGGTGACCTTGAGTTTCAGTTACTTCATGAATATTATAAGAAGTTCATATTCTGCGTACACTACGTTAGGGTCTATGATTTGA
- the LOC110379873 gene encoding uncharacterized protein LOC110379873, translating into METIRKFGLQYCDVETMLWNVSVLSRALLLNIDERNKKPIPIISYILGISISLGYFYVYLVSMIWFVFHRCAANGDLLAAIVVFSLGVSSEIGTVKLIFMFLHSGTVKQIVAECLACQATVVPGSRFSNNLLTTLRDVKKRAMVFWIVIIANGIVYVAKPIILPGRHFSEDLFIFYGLEPMQENPNYQIASVLQAAGVIFTCYPPATITAFLIVVSGYVEAQMLSLTEELLHLWEDAEAHYYKTNQVISVLDHNKERNLKTKAVNEYVEKHLKDIIQSHGRNINLLHKLEHVFSGAIALEFLLLVIGLIAELLGGLENTYLEIPFALMQVGMDCFTGQRVMDASVKFERAVYDCKWENYNLSNMKIVQTMLQSSQKTMKLSAGGIIMLSSSCLMQVIRSIYSAYTTLRSTMK; encoded by the exons ATGGAGACTATCAGAAAGTTTGGTCTGCAGTACTGTGATGTGGAAACCATGTTGTGGAATGTTTCTGTGCTGTCAAGAGCACTCCTACTGAATATTGATGAGAGAAATAAGAAAC CTATCCCAATAATCTCGTACATCCTGGGCATCTCAATCTCCCTGGGCTACTTCTACGTGTACCTCGTGTCTATGATTTGGTTCGTGTTTCACCGCTGTGCAGCCAATGGCGACCTGTTGGCGGCCATTGTTGTTTTTTCACTGGGAGTCAGCAGCGAAATTGGAACTGTTAAGCTGATATTCATGTTTTTGCATAG TGGTACAGTCAAGCAGATAGTGGCAGAATGCCTAGCATGCCAGGCCACTGTGGTGCCAGGGAGTCGTTTTTCCAACAATTTGCTGACAACACTACGAGACGTGAAAAAGAGGGCTATGGTATTCTGGATAGTTATCATTGCTAATGGCATCGTGTATGTTGCTAAACCTATCATTTTGCCCGGGAGACATTTTTCTGAAgatctgtttatattttatg GTCTAGAACCAATGCAAGAGAATCCAAATTATCAAATAGCCTCCGTGTTACAAGCTGCTGGAGTTATCTTTACTTGTTACCCACCAGCTACCATCACAGCGTTCCTTATCGTCGTCTCCGGCTACGTCGAGGCACAAATGCTCTCACTTACTGAAGAACTACTGCATCTCTGGGAAGACGCAGAGGCACATTACTACAAAACAAACCAAGTCATCAGTGTTTTAGATCATAACAAAGAAAGGAACCTTAAAACCAAAGCTGTTAACGAGTACGTAGAAAAACATCTGAAAGACATAATCCAATCACATGGAAGGAATATTAACCTACTACATAAACTTGAGCATGTATTCAGTGGAGCTATAGCTTTAGAATTCTTGTTACTTGTCATTGGTCTTATAGCTGAACTGCTAGGAGGATTAGAAAATACTTACTTGGAGATACCATTTGCTCTGATGCAAGTTGGTATGGACTGTTTCACTGGTCAGCGAGTCATGGATGCCAGTGTTAAGTTCGAAAGAGCAGTCTACGATTGCAAATGGGAGAACTATAATTTGTCCAACATGAAAATCGTGCAGACAATGTTGCAGAGTTCGCAGAAGACTATGAAGTTATCTGCGGGTGGTATCATCATGTTGAGTTCCAGCTGTCTGATGCAGGTCATCAGGTCGATATACTCAGCGTACACGACGCTGAGGTCCACTATGAAGTAG
- the LOC110379870 gene encoding cytochrome P450 4c21: MPLLVYIACLLVVCACAYLWVLERRARSKFAGIPTYPLLPFIGNVHQVLGDGRQVFQHMDRISRICDDNMSPFVVWLGPCSILVTHDPDDVKSITNAFVEKPYYYSFGRIWLGDGLVTAPGVVWKHNIKKLAGTFTSSVVDGYLEIFNAQAQRLVENLKTEVGKGPFDVIHKYLAYTTLETICQTALGVSMISESIVTTEYYDAFNRCLELIIMRAMNVLVHSDCIYRLTPSYRELVKCVAVLHNVSDTVMKKRKQEQKDTKKSNKTENNNSGKDSSAKFKAFLDILLELHETDATLTEQQVRSEVDTIIVGGQETVASTLFYTMLMLGSKPRVQDKMYAELRSIFGDSSSPVSKEDLSRMVYCEAIINETLRLYPPVPGVLRYADRDLPLKSYTIPKGTAIAINAWGAGRSERVWGPDAKEYRPERWLEDQGPGQPGAFLAFSYGRRACIGKKYAMALLKTVLAHCVRELEFVSDPSNLELKVDIALRAVAGNLIQVKLRECK, translated from the exons ATGCCACTATTGGTGTACATAGCCTGCCTCCTTGTGGTGTGCGCATGCGCGTACCTGTGGGTGCtggagcggcgcgcgcgcagcaaGTTCGCGGGCATCCCGACGTACCCGCTGCTGCCGTTCATTGGCAACGTACACCAGGTGCTGGGGGATGGTAGAC AGGTATTCCAGCACATGGACAGGATATCTCGAATATGTGATGACAACATGTCACCGTTCGTGGTGTGGCTCGGACCCTGCTCTATACTGG TGACGCACGACCCTGACGATGTGAAGAGCATCACGAACGCGTTTGTTGAGAAGCCGTACTACTACAGCTTCGGCAGAATCTGGCTCGGAGACGGACTGGTCACGGCTCCTG GTGTGGTATGGAAGCACAACATAAAGAAGTTAGCAGGAACGTTCACCAGCTCCGTAGTGGATGGATACCTCGAGATTTTCAACGCCCAGGCTCAAAGACTGGTGGAGAACCTTAAAACAGAAGTGGGGAAGGGACCCTTTGATGTGATACATAAGTACCTTGCTTATACCACGTTGGAGACCATTTGCC AAACCGCTCTGGGCGTATCCATGATATCAGAGAGCATAGTGACGACGGAGTACTATGATGCATTCAACCGGTGCCTGGAGCTGATCATCATGCGAGCAATGAACGTGCTGGTGCATTCTGATTGCATCTACAGGCTCACTCCGTCGTACAGGGAGCTGGTCAAGTGCGTTGCAGTTCTGCATAACGTGTCTGATACA GTGATGAAAAAGAGAAAACAAGAACAGAAAGACACAAAGAAAAGTAACAagacagaaaataataatagcgGTAAGGATTCTT CAGCAAAGTTCAAAGCATTCCTGGACATCTTGCTGGAGCTGCACGAAACAGACGCGACCCTCACGGAGCAGCAGGTCAGGTCTGAGGTGGACACCATCATCGTGGGCGGCCAGGAGACGGTCGCCTCCACGCTGTTCTACACCATGCTGATGCTGGGCTCCAAGCCCAGGGTACAGGACAAGATGTATGCGGA GTTGAGGAGTATATTCGGCGACAGCAGCAGCCCGGTCAGCAAGGAGGACCTCTCCCGCATGGTGTACTGCGAGGCCATCATCAACGAGACACTGCGACTGTATCCGCCCGTGCCTGGCGTGCTGCGGTATGCCGACAGGGACCTGCCTCTTA AATCATACACGATCCCGAAAGGCACAGCTATTGCTATTAACGCGTGGGGTGCGGGCCGCTCGGAGCGCGTTTGGGGTCCTGACGCTAAGGAGTATCGTCCTGAACGTTGGCTGGAAGACCAGGGTCCTGGGCAGCCTGGTGCCTTCCTTGCCTTCAGCTACGGCAGGCGAGCTTGTATTG GTAAAAAATACGCGATGGCGTTACTAAAAACAGTGCTTGCTCACTGTGTTCGCGAGCTGGAGTTCGTGTCTGACCCCAGCAACTTGGAGCTGAAGGTGGACATAGCTCTGAGAGCCGTCGCTGGAAATCTCATACAAGTGAAGCTAAGGGAATGTAAATAA